A genomic region of Actinomycetota bacterium contains the following coding sequences:
- a CDS encoding hydrogenase maturation protease, translating into MSHDGEAADIGRVVVIGVGNPFRGDDGAGIEAARLLRGRLPNGVEVMEQDGEPAGLLDAWHDVRIAYVIDAVRADGLVGEIYRVQIDRTAGTTLPASPRRDSSHALGLGDAVELARILDRLPGRLVLLGIAGAHFEAGDALSTRVHAAVEQLVETLVEEVSAACA; encoded by the coding sequence ATGAGCCACGACGGAGAAGCCGCCGACATCGGCCGGGTCGTAGTGATCGGCGTCGGGAACCCATTCCGCGGCGACGACGGCGCCGGCATCGAAGCGGCGCGCCTCCTACGCGGCCGCCTTCCGAACGGCGTCGAGGTCATGGAACAGGACGGCGAGCCTGCCGGCTTGCTCGATGCGTGGCACGACGTGCGGATCGCGTACGTCATCGACGCCGTTCGCGCAGACGGTCTCGTTGGTGAGATCTATCGGGTCCAGATCGACCGGACCGCCGGTACGACCTTGCCGGCGTCGCCCCGCCGCGACTCGTCCCACGCGCTCGGGCTCGGGGACGCGGTGGAGCTGGCCCGCATCCTCGACCGGTTGCCCGGCCGGCTCGTGCTCCTCGGGATCGCAGGGGCCCATTTCGAGGCGGGCGACGCGCTGAGCACCCGCGTTCACGCAGCGGTCGAGCAGCTCGTCGAGACGCTCGTCGAGGAGGTATCCGCTGCATGTGCATGA
- a CDS encoding Ni/Fe hydrogenase subunit alpha produces the protein MTHARNHTLRVGALARVEGEGAMLVRARGGRVERVELQIYEPPRFFEAFLRGRGFTEAPDITARICGICPVAYQMSACNAMEDACGVAVSPQIRDLRRLLYCGEWIESHALHIFLLHAPDFLGYPSAIAMAADHRDLIEMGLRIKKAGNEILRTVGGRSIHPINVRVGGFYRAPTRHEIGLLAEPLRRARDEALTTVRWTAGLEFPDFEQDYLFVGLRHPTEYAVVDGRLAIGDDLEVDVSAFDEHIVEEQVQHSNALHARLRDGRRFMVGPLARYALSRDKLAPIAREAASEAGLGRVCRNPFRSIVVRAVELLHACDEATRLIEGYEEPERPAVEVPPRTGTGHGATEAPRGTLYHRYAIAADGEITEARIVPPTSQNQSQIEDDLRAFVEPRLDLSHDELTHSCEQAIRNYDPCISCATHFLDLRVENL, from the coding sequence ATGACGCACGCGCGTAACCACACCCTGCGCGTCGGCGCGCTCGCCCGCGTCGAGGGCGAAGGAGCGATGCTGGTCCGCGCCCGGGGCGGCCGCGTCGAACGCGTCGAGCTGCAGATCTACGAGCCGCCCCGATTCTTCGAAGCATTCCTCCGCGGCAGAGGGTTCACCGAGGCGCCGGACATCACGGCGCGCATCTGCGGGATCTGCCCGGTCGCATACCAGATGAGCGCCTGCAACGCGATGGAGGACGCGTGCGGCGTCGCGGTGAGCCCCCAGATCCGCGACCTGAGACGCCTGCTCTATTGCGGCGAATGGATCGAGAGTCACGCGCTCCATATCTTCTTGCTGCACGCGCCCGACTTCCTCGGATATCCGAGCGCCATCGCGATGGCGGCCGATCACCGCGACCTGATCGAGATGGGTCTTCGGATCAAGAAGGCCGGGAACGAGATCCTCCGAACCGTCGGCGGCCGGTCGATCCACCCGATCAACGTCCGCGTGGGCGGCTTCTACCGAGCGCCCACCCGCCACGAGATCGGCCTTCTCGCCGAACCCCTGCGCCGCGCCCGCGACGAGGCGCTGACGACGGTGCGCTGGACGGCCGGCCTCGAGTTCCCGGATTTCGAGCAGGACTACCTGTTCGTCGGGCTCCGCCACCCCACCGAGTACGCGGTCGTCGACGGCCGTTTGGCGATCGGCGACGACCTCGAGGTCGATGTATCCGCCTTCGACGAGCACATCGTCGAGGAGCAGGTGCAGCACTCCAACGCCTTGCACGCTCGTCTGCGCGATGGCCGGCGCTTCATGGTCGGCCCCCTCGCCCGGTACGCGCTCAGCCGCGACAAGCTCGCTCCGATCGCACGCGAGGCGGCTTCGGAGGCCGGCCTCGGACGCGTCTGCCGCAACCCGTTCCGGAGCATCGTGGTGCGGGCGGTCGAACTCCTGCACGCATGCGACGAGGCGACGCGGCTCATCGAGGGGTACGAGGAGCCGGAACGTCCGGCCGTCGAGGTGCCACCGCGGACCGGGACCGGCCACGGCGCGACCGAAGCGCCCCGGGGCACGCTCTACCATCGCTACGCGATCGCCGCCGACGGCGAGATCACGGAAGCACGGATCGTGCCCCCGACCTCGCAGAACCAATCGCAGATCGAAGACGACCTCCGCGCGTTCGTGGAGCCGCGATTGGACCTGTCGCACGACGAGCTGACCCACAGCTGCGAGCAGGCGATCCGGAACTACGACCCGTGCATCTCCTGCGCGACCCATTTCCTCGATCTGCGAGTGGAAAATCTATGA
- a CDS encoding DUF6390 family protein, with translation MTAGAIRFCRYAYAPNALGYCGPEDARAVLEHGAAGRAAGPDLVRLARGFEGAWPYLSLIATANGIADPLDDRVVEAYWVGNRLLRRVETVDLGRFVEELFKPRMGRRWAALSDTPMNGSVPHHNFHVFVVYPWVGMLRLGRSVEPLRVLDRCRIRWGTVEQIEDAAVFVRSRPLLFDGVALALGGPRIERAVGSIDGMGFVTDLRPGDRVSMHWDWVCERLSAHALSTLKRNTDRALDAANNVLRHPAGSVLA, from the coding sequence GTGACCGCCGGCGCGATCCGGTTCTGCCGCTACGCATACGCGCCGAACGCGCTCGGTTACTGCGGTCCGGAAGACGCTCGTGCCGTGCTCGAACACGGCGCGGCCGGAAGGGCGGCGGGACCAGATCTGGTGCGGCTCGCGCGTGGCTTCGAGGGCGCGTGGCCGTACCTGAGTCTGATCGCGACGGCCAACGGGATCGCCGATCCGCTCGACGACCGCGTCGTCGAAGCCTATTGGGTTGGGAACCGTCTGCTCCGAAGGGTCGAGACCGTCGACCTCGGACGGTTCGTCGAGGAGCTTTTCAAGCCGCGTATGGGCCGGCGGTGGGCGGCGCTATCGGACACGCCGATGAACGGGAGCGTCCCGCACCACAACTTCCACGTCTTCGTGGTGTATCCGTGGGTGGGCATGCTGCGACTCGGCCGCTCCGTTGAGCCGCTCCGTGTGCTCGATCGCTGCCGGATCAGGTGGGGCACCGTCGAGCAGATCGAGGATGCAGCCGTATTCGTCCGGTCGCGTCCACTCCTGTTCGACGGCGTGGCCCTCGCGCTCGGCGGGCCCAGGATCGAACGGGCGGTGGGCTCGATCGACGGGATGGGTTTCGTTACGGATCTGCGACCGGGCGATCGCGTATCGATGCACTGGGACTGGGTGTGCGAGCGCCTCAGCGCTCACGCTCTGAGCACGTTGAAGCGCAACACGGATCGAGCGCTCGACGCGGCGAACAACGTGCTCCGTCACCCGGCAGGTTCCGTGCTCGCCTGA
- a CDS encoding HypC/HybG/HupF family hydrogenase formation chaperone, which produces MSDPALVLEIDAAGEEALVEMRGQQRRLSVALLTLEGTPVAPGDWVLASAGMAVERMDESDAKELAALIAQARDQEDRP; this is translated from the coding sequence ATGAGTGATCCCGCCCTCGTACTCGAGATCGATGCGGCCGGAGAAGAAGCGCTCGTCGAGATGCGGGGGCAGCAGCGGCGCTTGTCGGTGGCCCTTCTCACGCTGGAAGGCACGCCGGTCGCTCCCGGCGACTGGGTCCTCGCGAGCGCCGGGATGGCCGTCGAACGCATGGACGAGAGTGATGCAAAGGAACTGGCGGCTCTCATAGCGCAAGCCCGTGACCAGGAGGACCGGCCATGA
- a CDS encoding cyclic nucleotide-binding domain-containing protein produces MTTREIHDLLKDHPFFEGLDREAIEFIAGCGSNVHFAEGRYIAREGDPAGLFYVVRSGLVALEISSPDRGPLVVDTVGEAEILGVSWLFPPYRWQFDARAVEPGQVRRRSSPRIPAHAEARARDERPDAVRSCPATRSIRTCSIELRSPRRRCCPGASGSRRSAGRLRTP; encoded by the coding sequence ATGACGACCCGTGAGATCCACGATCTGCTGAAGGATCACCCGTTCTTCGAAGGCCTCGATCGGGAAGCGATCGAGTTCATCGCCGGCTGCGGCTCGAACGTGCACTTCGCCGAGGGGCGCTATATAGCGCGCGAGGGCGATCCCGCGGGTCTCTTCTACGTCGTCCGATCAGGACTCGTCGCGCTCGAGATCTCCTCGCCCGACCGCGGCCCGCTCGTCGTCGATACCGTCGGCGAAGCGGAGATCCTGGGTGTTTCCTGGCTTTTCCCACCGTACCGCTGGCAGTTCGACGCGCGTGCGGTGGAGCCGGGCCAAGTGCGACGAAGATCCTCGCCTCGGATACCAGCTCACGCAGAAGCTCGCGCACGTGATGAGCGCCCGGATGCAGTCCGCTCGTGTCCGGCTACTCGATCTATACGGACATGCTCGATCGAGCTGAGATCGCCCCGGCGCCGATGCTGCCCCGGCGCTTCCGGGTCGCGGCGAAGCGCCGGCAGACTGCGGACACCGTGA
- a CDS encoding 4Fe-4S dicluster domain-containing protein: MRVIDRPGLDALIAALRDRGYTVVGPTLREEAIVYDEVRSIADLPAGWTDEQEAGTYRLRRRDDDALFGYAVGPHSWKKFLFPPSTLLMRARRDGDGFVVEENAREDPAFAFLGVRGCDLAAIRVQDRVFMGPYRDPTYSVRREQAFIVALNCGTSSGTCFCVSMGTGPKAGPGYDLGLTELLDGGEHRFLVEVGTDRGAELIDEIANRPALESDESEGAAVVERTAASMGREMRTDDIKELLYGNYDHPRWDDVASRCLACTNCTLVCPTCFCSSVEDTTDLTGDHAERWRSWDSCFTMDFSELGGSAVRGSTRSRYRQWMTHKLATWIDQFGTSGCVGCGRCITWCPVGIDITEEVRAIREHPASPGEVATDDDP; encoded by the coding sequence GTGCGCGTGATCGACCGCCCCGGTCTAGACGCGTTGATCGCCGCGCTCCGGGACCGCGGGTACACGGTGGTCGGGCCCACCCTCCGCGAAGAGGCGATCGTCTACGACGAGGTCCGCTCGATCGCCGACCTTCCCGCCGGCTGGACCGACGAGCAGGAAGCCGGGACCTACCGGCTCCGTCGCCGCGACGACGACGCGCTGTTCGGCTACGCCGTCGGGCCGCACTCGTGGAAGAAGTTCCTGTTCCCGCCGAGCACCTTGCTGATGCGCGCGCGGCGCGACGGAGATGGTTTCGTCGTCGAAGAGAACGCGCGGGAGGATCCGGCGTTCGCATTCCTCGGGGTGCGGGGATGCGATCTCGCTGCGATCCGCGTGCAAGACCGGGTCTTCATGGGGCCGTACCGCGACCCCACCTACTCCGTCAGGCGGGAGCAGGCCTTCATCGTGGCGCTCAACTGCGGTACGTCGAGCGGGACCTGCTTCTGCGTGTCGATGGGGACGGGCCCGAAGGCCGGACCAGGCTACGACCTCGGGCTGACCGAGCTGCTCGACGGAGGTGAGCATCGGTTCCTCGTCGAGGTGGGAACCGATCGGGGCGCCGAGCTGATCGATGAGATCGCGAACCGGCCGGCGCTGGAGTCGGACGAGAGTGAAGGAGCGGCGGTCGTCGAACGCACCGCCGCATCGATGGGCCGTGAGATGCGCACCGACGACATCAAGGAGCTGCTCTACGGAAACTACGACCATCCGCGGTGGGACGACGTCGCGTCCCGGTGCCTCGCGTGCACGAACTGCACGCTGGTGTGTCCGACCTGCTTCTGCAGCTCGGTCGAGGACACCACCGACCTCACCGGCGACCACGCCGAGCGGTGGCGATCGTGGGATTCGTGCTTCACGATGGACTTCTCGGAGCTCGGCGGCTCGGCGGTGCGCGGCTCGACCCGCTCGCGGTACCGGCAATGGATGACGCACAAGCTCGCGACGTGGATCGACCAGTTCGGGACGTCGGGGTGCGTTGGCTGCGGCCGCTGCATCACCTGGTGTCCCGTAGGGATCGACATCACCGAGGAAGTGCGCGCGATCCGCGAGCACCCTGCCTCACCCGGGGAGGTGGCGACCGATGACGACCCGTGA
- a CDS encoding oxidoreductase, with amino-acid sequence MPKAPKLAVWKFASCDGCQLTVLNLEDDLLALAGTVQIAHFLEASSAAVRGPYDVSLVEGSITTPHDAERIKEVRKASRMLITIGACATSGGIQALRNFRDVEEFTRIVYAKPEYIDTLEHSTAIADNVKVDFELRGCPIDKGQLVEVITAYLAGRKPTVRPHSVCVECKRRGTVCVMVARGEPCLGPVTQAGCGALCPSYARGCYGCFGPMESPNTASLSGRLIQLGVTRKNIARVFRTFNADAAAFREESDANDARA; translated from the coding sequence ATGCCCAAGGCCCCGAAGCTTGCCGTCTGGAAGTTCGCCTCGTGCGACGGCTGCCAGCTGACCGTACTCAACCTCGAGGACGACCTCCTCGCACTCGCCGGCACGGTGCAGATAGCGCATTTTCTGGAGGCGTCGAGCGCGGCCGTGCGCGGACCATACGACGTGTCCTTGGTGGAAGGCTCGATCACGACCCCGCACGACGCGGAGCGGATCAAGGAGGTCCGGAAGGCGTCGCGCATGCTCATCACGATCGGCGCCTGCGCGACCTCCGGCGGGATCCAAGCCCTGCGCAACTTCCGCGACGTCGAGGAGTTCACCCGCATCGTGTACGCGAAGCCGGAGTACATCGACACGCTCGAACACTCGACGGCGATCGCCGACAACGTCAAGGTCGATTTCGAGCTGCGCGGCTGCCCGATCGACAAAGGGCAGCTCGTCGAGGTGATCACCGCCTATCTCGCCGGCCGTAAGCCCACCGTGAGACCGCACAGCGTGTGCGTCGAATGCAAGCGCCGGGGCACCGTGTGCGTGATGGTCGCGCGCGGAGAGCCGTGCCTCGGTCCGGTGACGCAGGCCGGTTGCGGCGCCCTGTGTCCTTCGTACGCGCGCGGGTGTTACGGCTGCTTCGGGCCGATGGAGTCGCCGAACACCGCTTCGCTCTCGGGCCGGCTCATCCAGCTCGGGGTCACGCGGAAGAACATCGCTCGTGTCTTCCGAACCTTCAACGCCGACGCGGCGGCGTTCCGGGAGGAGAGCGACGCGAATGACGCACGCGCGTAA
- a CDS encoding FAD/NAD(P)-binding protein, which produces MSGYSIYTDMLDRAEIAPAPMLPRRFRVAAKRRQTADTVTLGLEPIDGEPLRFRPGQFDMLYAFGVGEAPISFSGARGARVEHTIRAVGAVTRALCAARRGAVLGLRGPFGTGWDLESAEGADLVIAGGGIGLAPLKPVVEAIIARRKRYGRVAVLVGARSPDLLLFRRELERWRGRFDMDVAISVDGATPDWRGNVGLITDLIPRARFDPGSAVAMLCGPEVMMRFVAAALGDRGLNPSSIHVSMERNMRCAIGHCGHCQFGPTFVCKEGPVYPYEIVARLMAIREI; this is translated from the coding sequence GTGTCCGGCTACTCGATCTATACGGACATGCTCGATCGAGCTGAGATCGCCCCGGCGCCGATGCTGCCCCGGCGCTTCCGGGTCGCGGCGAAGCGCCGGCAGACTGCGGACACCGTGACGCTCGGCCTCGAGCCGATCGACGGAGAGCCGTTACGTTTCCGACCCGGACAGTTCGACATGCTCTACGCGTTCGGTGTCGGCGAAGCCCCCATCTCCTTCAGCGGAGCGCGTGGCGCACGCGTCGAGCACACGATCCGAGCGGTCGGTGCCGTGACGCGCGCGCTGTGTGCCGCGCGACGAGGCGCCGTCCTCGGACTTCGCGGCCCGTTCGGGACCGGCTGGGACCTCGAGTCGGCCGAGGGCGCCGACCTGGTCATCGCCGGCGGCGGCATCGGCCTCGCGCCGCTCAAGCCGGTCGTCGAGGCGATCATCGCGCGCCGCAAGCGATACGGCCGCGTCGCCGTCCTGGTGGGCGCCCGCTCGCCGGACCTGCTCCTGTTCCGGCGAGAGCTGGAACGGTGGCGTGGACGCTTCGACATGGACGTCGCGATCTCCGTCGACGGCGCGACGCCGGACTGGCGCGGTAACGTCGGACTCATCACGGATCTGATCCCGCGAGCGCGGTTCGACCCGGGCTCCGCCGTCGCGATGCTCTGCGGTCCCGAGGTGATGATGCGTTTCGTCGCCGCGGCGCTCGGTGATCGCGGTCTGAACCCGTCGTCGATCCACGTATCGATGGAACGCAACATGCGGTGCGCGATCGGACACTGCGGGCACTGTCAGTTCGGACCGACGTTCGTCTGCAAGGAAGGACCCGTGTACCCATACGAGATCGTGGCGAGACTGATGGCCATCCGGGAGATCTGA
- a CDS encoding EamA family transporter has translation MNGLERIPRTRGWGLALAFVAACISGVAVFVNSEYVGKVRDATVYTTAKNMVAASVLLALLAAGRRRRSAPRHREARPGFAAWAGLLTLGVVGGSVSFVLFFEGLARADSPLRAGFIHKTLVVWVALLAVPLLRERITALHAGAIGLLIAGQIALVDGLGSLRLHEGEAMVLAATLLWSVEFVVAKRLLADVGSSAAAAARLGIGVAILIGYVTVSSRFDDLAGMSAQEWKWVLVTGAILAGFVATWFAGLARAQAIDVTAVLVFGQIVTSALTSIVKGDPIGPNLNGLVLIGIGVVAVVMGSLRTRGTVTASP, from the coding sequence ATGAATGGACTGGAGCGGATCCCGCGTACGCGGGGCTGGGGTCTCGCGCTCGCGTTCGTCGCGGCATGCATCAGCGGGGTCGCCGTGTTCGTGAACAGCGAGTACGTCGGCAAGGTCCGCGATGCCACGGTGTACACGACGGCGAAGAACATGGTAGCCGCATCGGTCTTGCTTGCCCTGCTGGCCGCCGGAAGACGCCGACGGTCGGCGCCACGACACCGCGAAGCGCGACCAGGGTTCGCGGCATGGGCCGGCCTCCTGACGCTGGGCGTCGTCGGAGGGAGCGTGTCGTTCGTGCTGTTCTTCGAGGGGCTCGCCCGGGCCGACTCGCCGCTCCGCGCGGGCTTCATCCACAAGACGCTCGTCGTATGGGTTGCGCTGCTGGCCGTGCCGCTCCTCCGCGAGCGCATCACGGCGCTCCACGCCGGCGCCATCGGACTGCTGATCGCCGGACAGATCGCGCTGGTCGACGGGCTGGGATCGCTGCGCCTCCACGAAGGCGAAGCGATGGTCCTCGCGGCGACGCTGTTGTGGTCGGTTGAGTTCGTGGTCGCGAAACGGCTCCTGGCCGACGTCGGATCCTCGGCGGCCGCGGCGGCCCGGCTCGGCATCGGCGTGGCCATCCTGATCGGCTACGTGACGGTGAGCTCCCGCTTCGACGACCTGGCCGGCATGAGCGCCCAGGAATGGAAGTGGGTCCTCGTCACCGGCGCGATCCTGGCCGGCTTCGTCGCCACTTGGTTCGCCGGGCTCGCTCGTGCGCAGGCCATCGACGTAACGGCGGTGCTGGTGTTCGGCCAGATCGTTACTTCGGCGCTCACCTCGATCGTGAAAGGAGATCCGATCGGCCCGAACCTGAACGGCCTGGTCTTGATCGGGATCGGCGTCGTTGCGGTCGTCATGGGATCGCTTCGGACGCGCGGGACGGTGACGGCCTCGCCGTGA